A part of Crassostrea angulata isolate pt1a10 chromosome 5, ASM2561291v2, whole genome shotgun sequence genomic DNA contains:
- the LOC128184748 gene encoding uncharacterized protein LOC128184748, with protein MYLNSRQLIMLWTMIHAAVAISNMTANLDVDSSIRVVDQSSGAVDLRSLQQQLNQESLIRLSLVNQLYTLSSDMLTVKQRMMAIAVEGRQFEDKLIAMKKKIIALKNENRRMRDTQEQISVKVSNATDAGTSHASSGSQNEDSVVAFHAFTSKKLNFKTDTTVNVVYDKTSLNTHDVYNTKNGFFTAPSGGLYVFSWTSLVAEMSKFNAELLVNGERKGLAKCDHELGQQGFESCSNTVPVILKTGDLVNIRTVDSLSLLGIQWSSFKGWKVQ; from the exons ATGTATCTCAATTCACGTCAGCTTATAATGTTATGGACGATGATCCATGCTGCCGTGGCTATCTCAAATATGACTGCTAACCTAGATGTCGATTCGAGTATTCGAGTCGTCGATCAATCGAGTGGTGCCGTCGACCTTCGATCCTTGCAACAACAACTGAATCAGGAGTCTTTGATCAGGCTGTCTCTGGTCAACCAACTGTACACATTGAGTAGCGACATGCTTACCGTTAAACAACGAATGATGGCTATTGCAGTGGAAGGTCGACAGTTTGAAGACAAACTGATAGCGATGAAGAAGAAAATCATCGCGCTTAAAAACGAAAACCGGCGCATGCGTGATACCCAGGAGCAGATTTCGGTCAAAGTGAGCAATGCAACTGATGCTGGAACTAGTCATGCTTCTTCAGGATCTCAGA ATGAAGACTCGGTGGTCGCATTTCACGCCTTTACTAGCAAGAAGCTTAATTTCAAAACGGACACTACGGTGAATGTGGTTTACGATAAAACTTCTCTTAACACCCATGACGTGTACAATACGAAAAATGGCTTCTTCACAGCGCCGTCTGGTGGATTATACGTGTTTTCCTGGACGAGTCTGGTAGCAGAAATGTCAAAGTTCAATGCAGAGCTGCTTGTGAACGGAGAGAGAAAAGGACTGGCAAAGTGTGATCATGAGCTGGGTCAACAAGGTTTTGAAAGTTGTTCCAATACAGTACCTGTTATTCTGAAGACAGGGGATCTGGTGAATATCCGAACTGTGGATTCTCTTTCTCTTCTTGGAATTCAATGGTCCAGTTTCAAAGGATGGAAAGTCCAATAA
- the LOC128184746 gene encoding uncharacterized protein LOC128184746, with protein MYPSSHQLIILWTIIHVVAAISNLTSDQGFDSSSRVVEQSSDAVDLRSLQQQLNQESLIRLSLVNQLYTLSSDMLTVKQRMMAIAVEGRQFEDKLEAMEKKIIALENENRRMRDTQEQISILLSNATDVATWYGLPNVATPGSQDNESVVAFSAYMSQKHDLSKLTAENVVYDKTWLNTNGVYNKITGLFTAPSSGLYVFSWTNLVAEMPMFDSEILVNGERKDLAKCSHELDRQGFESCSNSVPVVLKKGDLVNIRKVDAILLQGNQWSSFKGWKVR; from the exons ATGTATCCCAGTTCACATCAACTCATAATCTTGTGGACAATAATCCACGTTGTTGCGGCTATCTCAAATCTTACTTCTGACCAAGGTTTCGATTCGAGTAGTCGAGTCGTCGAGCAATCGAGTGATGCCGTCGACCTTCGATCCCTGCAACAACAACTGAATCAGGAATCCTTGATCAGGCTGTCTCTGGTCAACCAACTGTACACGTTGAGCAGCGACATGCTTACCGTGAAACAACGAATGATGGCCATCGCAGTGGAAGGTCGACAGTTTGAAGACAAACTGGAAGCAATGGAGAAGAAAATAATCGCGCTTGAAAACGAAAACCGGCGCATGCGTGATACCCAGGAACAAATTTCTATCCTTTTGAGCAATGCAACTGACGTCGCAACTTGGTATGGTTTGCCCAATGTTGCTACTCCAGGTTCTCAAG ACAATGAGTCAGTTGTTGCATTCAGTGCCTATATGAGTCAAAAGCATGATTTAAGCAAACTCACTGCGGAAAACGTTGTGTACGATAAGACCTGGCTGAACACAAATGGCGTTTACAACAAGATCACTGGCTTGTTCACAGCGCCATCTAGTGGACTTTATGTATTTTCCTGGACGAACCTCGTAGCCGAAATGCCAATGTTCGATTCGGAGATTCTTGTAAATGGGGAGAGAAAAGATCTGGCAAAATGCAGTCATGAACTTGATAGACAAGGATttgaaagttgttcaaattcaGTTCCCGTGGTTCTGAAAAAGGGAGATCTGGTGAATATTCGAAAAGTGGATGCCATTTTACTGCAAGGAAATCAGTGGTCCAGTTTCAAAGGATGGAAAGTGCGATAA
- the LOC128185855 gene encoding uncharacterized protein LOC128185855, with the protein MQLISPTSVFVTTILCIVSSAPSKKPASKGDICLNKCDSTNFQCSNDCKFPISKNRKLLFDCVRDCKMIKQACVLECADEGAFEEPLLQQHDFQFPIHYLQLAGEVDLEAMFPFL; encoded by the exons atGCAGCTCATCTCACCAACAAGCGTCTTTGTGACCACCATTCTCTGTATAGTGTCGTCCGCGCCAAGCAAAAAACCTGCATCCAAGGGAGACATTTGTTTGAACAAGTGTGATTCTACGAACTTCCAGTGTTCAAATGACTGCAAATTCCCTATATCCAAAAACAGAAAGCTGTTATTTGACTGTGTTCGCGACTGCAAGATGATCAAGCAAGCCTGTGTATTAGAATGTGCTGACGAAGGAG CTTTTGAAGAGCCTTTACTACAGCAACACGATTTCCAATTCCCAATCCATTACCTCCAACTCGCGGGCGAGGTGGACCTAGAAGCCATGTTTCCTTTTCTTTGA
- the LOC128184449 gene encoding glutathione peroxidase 2-like — translation MTSVLPMEKPTAVATAHNLQAPTLKVPHTTANTNGAGKFNSQQSPSGSPSVRKKGTNVSGGNNMSVKPIPVLSVSSFYELSAYLPSGKMDHFEKYHGKVILVVNMASCDKNTKQELTQLNEFVTSYGHKGLVVMAFPCNQFGKLEPLSNAEIPLFLQNVRPGVKFEPKFFIYNKIDINGSQTHPVYEYLKVKQPVPQDDDGQIARELGEICWHPVCRSDVSWNYEKFLVSHDGQPIKRYSHRTLAETIKKDIESSLRRIPKATREAHQLHH, via the exons ATGACCTCTGTATTACCGATGGAAAAACCAACCGCTGTCGCTACAGCGCATAATCTTCAGGCTCCAACCCTTAAGGTACCTCATACAACTGCGAATACCAATGGAGCCGGGAAATTCAACTCCCAACAATCTCCGAGTGGTTCGCCTTCCGTGAGGAAAAAAGGAACGAATGTTTCCGGCGGGAACAATATGTCCGTCAAACCGATTCCGGTGTTATCAGTGTCCTCGTTTTATGAGCTGTCAGCGTACCTGCCCAGTGGGAAAATGGACCATTTTGAGAAATATCACGGGAAAGTGATTCTTGTGGTCAACATGGCTTCTTGTGACAAGAACACGAAGCAGGAACTGACTCAG ttgaatgaatttgtgacgtcatatggaCACAAAGGACTCGTTGTTATGGCTTTTCCCTGCAACCAATTTGGCAAATTGGAACCCTTAAGTAACGCCGAAATTCCTCTATTTTTACAAAACGTGAGACCAGGGGTGAAATTTGAACCAAAATTcttcatatataacaaaatcGATATAAATGGCAGTCAAACCCACCCCGTGTATGAATACCTCAAAGTGAAACAACCAGTACCTCAAGACGACGATGGGCAAATCGCGCGAGAGTTAGGCGAGATTTGCTGGCATCCGGTTTGCAGAAGTGACGTCAGCTGGAATTATGAGAAATTTCTTGTGTCGCACGATGGACAACCTATTAAAAGATACAGCCACAGGACATTGGCGGAAACAATAAAAAAGGACATCGAATCGTCGTTAAGGAGAATTCCCAAAGCAACGAGAGAGGCTCATCAGTTGcatcattga
- the LOC128185697 gene encoding uncharacterized protein LOC128185697: MGKSVRFSIFVVSMCLCLVYTSGYIFAGRPKQQQGRQQQQLQYQGRQQQQQSRGGYQQKQQQQPRGGRQQRQPMPLCVMDCLAEWFPCEYECRVDWGSNRRQLRTCTKECEQERASCMTGSSDPACSNNKANNQLHVQFKTL, from the exons ATG gggaaGAGCGTCCGATTTTCCATCTTCGTTGTCTCCATGTGTCTATGTTTGGTGTACACATCAGGGTACATTTTCGCCGGGCGACCAAAACAACAGCAGGGACgccaacaacaacaactacaATATCAGGggcgacaacaacaacaacaatcgCGAGGAGGATACCAACaaaagcaacaacaacaaccgcGGGGCGGGCGCCAACAACGACAACCCATGCCCTTGTGTGTGATGGACTGTCTGGCCGAGTGGTTTCCTTGTGAGTACGAATGCAGGGTGGACTGGGGCAGCAATCGCCGTCAACTCAGAACCTGTACCAAAGAATGCGAGCAAGAGAGGGCGTCTTGCATGACCGGATCTTCCGATCCAGCGTGTAGCAACAATAAAGCCAACAACCAGCTTCACGTGCAGTTCAAGACCTTGTAG